One window from the genome of Terriglobales bacterium encodes:
- a CDS encoding MdtB/MuxB family multidrug efflux RND transporter permease subunit translates to MSPSRLFILRPVATSLLMIGLLLVGIVAYRQLPVSALPEVDYPTIQVVTFYPGASPEVMASAVTAPMERQFGQVPGLSQMTSTSSFGSSIITLQFALDKNIDVAEQEVQAAINASGTYLPRDLPNPPVYSKVNPADAPILTLALTSDTLPLSKVEDLADTQLAQKISQLPGVGLVSISGGQKPAVRIQANPTSLASYGMSLEDLRTALGAANVDQAKGVIDGPRQSYTIGANDQLTSSAQYRPIVVAYKNGSPVRLSDVATVLDGAENAQQAAWMNQTPAVIVNIQRQPGANIIAVVDRIKKLLPQLQSSLPSTVRLSILTDRTETIRASVQDVQFELMLTIALVVMVIFLFLRNLSATVIPSVAVPLSIVGTFAVMYLLGYSLNNLSLMALTISTGFVVDDAIVMIENINRFLEEGETPLEAALKGSGQIGFTIVSLTVSLIAVLIPLLFMGDIVGRLFREFAVTLAVTILVSAMVSLTLTPMMCAKLLKSTAGRRPSRFFQLSEEWYERVIRFYGRTLQWVLRHQTATLVVTVGTLVLTLFLYVVVPKGFFPVQDTGVILGVSEAPQTASFAAMSQSQRALAGIILRDPDVASLSSFIGVDGTNTTPNSGRIQINLKPRDQRSASATEIIQRLQPQLAQVPGITLYLQPVQDLTVEDRVSRTQFQYSIEDASAAELGLWAPRLLDKLRTLPQLRDVASDQQNGGLEADLVIDRDTASRLGILPQAIDDTLYDAFGQRQVSTIFTQLNQYHVVLEVDPQFRQDPSSLADIYVKSSTGQAVPLSAFSHFEPANTALAINHQGQFPVVTLSFNLAPGVSLGDATTAIDAAEKDIQLPASVHSSFQGTAAAFRNSLSTEPWLILAAIVTVYIVLGVLYESYIHPVTILSTLPSAGVGALLALLMTGNDLSVVGLIGIILLIGIVKKNAIMMIDFALEAERVEHKPPQEAIYQACLLRFRPIMMTTMAALLGGLPLALGGGTGAELRRPLGITIVGGLILSQLLTLYTTPVVYLAFDRMAQKLARFRIGNPIEEASPGD, encoded by the coding sequence ATGAGTCCCTCCCGCCTCTTCATCCTGAGGCCGGTCGCCACCTCCCTGCTGATGATCGGGCTGCTGCTCGTGGGCATTGTGGCCTACCGCCAGTTGCCCGTCTCCGCCCTGCCGGAAGTGGACTACCCCACCATCCAGGTGGTCACCTTCTATCCCGGAGCTTCACCCGAGGTGATGGCCTCGGCGGTGACCGCGCCCATGGAGCGCCAGTTCGGCCAGGTGCCCGGCCTGAGCCAGATGACCTCCACCAGCTCCTTCGGGAGCTCGATCATCACGCTGCAATTCGCGCTCGACAAGAACATCGACGTGGCCGAGCAGGAGGTGCAGGCGGCGATCAACGCCTCCGGCACCTATCTGCCGCGCGACCTGCCCAATCCCCCCGTCTACAGCAAAGTCAACCCCGCCGACGCTCCCATCCTCACGCTGGCCCTGACCTCCGACACCCTGCCGCTCTCCAAGGTGGAGGACCTGGCCGACACGCAGCTCGCGCAGAAGATCTCGCAACTGCCGGGCGTGGGTCTGGTGTCGATCAGCGGCGGGCAGAAGCCGGCGGTGCGCATCCAGGCCAACCCAACCTCGCTGGCGTCCTATGGCATGAGCCTGGAGGACCTGCGCACCGCCCTGGGTGCTGCCAACGTGGACCAGGCCAAGGGAGTCATCGACGGGCCACGCCAGTCCTACACGATCGGCGCCAACGACCAGCTCACCTCCAGCGCGCAGTATCGCCCCATCGTGGTGGCCTATAAGAACGGTTCGCCGGTGCGGCTCTCCGACGTCGCCACGGTCCTCGACGGCGCGGAGAACGCCCAGCAGGCCGCTTGGATGAACCAGACGCCGGCCGTGATCGTGAACATCCAGCGACAGCCGGGCGCGAACATCATCGCGGTGGTGGACCGCATCAAGAAACTGCTGCCCCAGTTGCAGTCCTCCCTGCCGTCCACGGTACGGCTGTCCATCCTGACCGACCGCACCGAGACCATCCGCGCCTCGGTCCAGGACGTCCAGTTCGAGTTGATGCTCACCATCGCCCTGGTGGTGATGGTGATCTTCCTCTTCCTGCGCAATCTCTCCGCCACCGTGATTCCCAGCGTGGCCGTGCCGCTTTCCATCGTGGGCACCTTCGCGGTGATGTACCTGCTGGGCTACAGCCTCAACAACCTCTCGCTCATGGCGCTGACCATCTCCACCGGCTTCGTGGTGGACGACGCCATCGTCATGATCGAGAACATCAACCGGTTCCTGGAGGAGGGCGAGACGCCCCTGGAGGCGGCGCTGAAGGGCTCGGGGCAGATCGGCTTTACCATCGTCTCGCTGACGGTCTCGCTGATCGCGGTGTTGATCCCGCTGCTGTTCATGGGCGACATCGTGGGGCGGCTCTTCCGCGAGTTCGCGGTCACGCTGGCGGTCACCATCCTGGTCTCAGCGATGGTCTCGCTCACCCTGACGCCCATGATGTGCGCCAAGCTGCTCAAGTCCACGGCCGGCCGCCGGCCCAGCCGTTTCTTCCAGCTTTCCGAAGAATGGTACGAGCGGGTGATCCGCTTCTATGGGCGAACGTTGCAGTGGGTGCTGCGCCACCAGACCGCGACCCTGGTGGTGACCGTGGGCACGCTGGTGCTCACGCTCTTCCTGTATGTGGTCGTGCCCAAGGGCTTCTTCCCGGTGCAGGACACCGGCGTGATCCTGGGGGTCTCGGAGGCGCCGCAGACGGCCTCGTTCGCGGCCATGTCCCAGAGCCAGCGGGCCCTGGCGGGCATCATCTTGCGCGATCCGGACGTGGCCAGCCTCTCGTCCTTCATCGGGGTGGACGGCACTAACACCACGCCCAACAGCGGGCGCATCCAGATCAACCTCAAGCCGCGCGACCAGCGCAGCGCCAGCGCCACCGAGATCATCCAGCGCCTGCAGCCGCAGTTGGCGCAGGTGCCGGGCATCACCTTGTATCTGCAGCCAGTGCAGGACCTGACCGTGGAGGACCGGGTCAGCCGCACCCAGTTCCAGTACTCCATCGAGGACGCCAGCGCTGCCGAGCTGGGACTGTGGGCGCCGCGCCTGCTGGACAAACTGCGCACCCTGCCCCAACTGCGCGACGTGGCCAGTGATCAGCAGAACGGCGGGCTGGAGGCCGACCTGGTCATCGACCGTGACACCGCCTCGCGCCTCGGCATCCTCCCCCAGGCCATCGACGACACCCTCTACGACGCCTTCGGCCAGCGCCAGGTCTCCACCATCTTTACCCAGTTGAACCAGTACCACGTGGTGTTGGAGGTGGATCCGCAGTTCCGGCAGGATCCCAGCTCGCTGGCCGACATCTACGTGAAGTCGAGCACCGGTCAGGCGGTGCCGCTCAGCGCCTTCAGCCACTTCGAGCCTGCCAACACCGCCCTCGCCATCAACCATCAGGGCCAGTTTCCGGTGGTGACGCTGTCCTTCAACCTGGCTCCCGGCGTGTCGCTGGGCGACGCCACCACCGCCATCGACGCCGCCGAGAAAGACATCCAACTGCCCGCCAGCGTCCACTCCAGCTTCCAAGGGACGGCGGCGGCCTTCCGCAACTCGCTCTCCACCGAGCCCTGGCTGATCCTGGCTGCCATCGTCACCGTCTACATCGTTCTGGGCGTGCTCTACGAGAGCTACATCCACCCGGTGACCATCCTGTCCACCCTGCCTTCAGCCGGGGTGGGGGCCCTGCTGGCACTGCTGATGACGGGTAACGACCTGAGCGTGGTGGGCCTGATCGGCATCATCCTGCTGATCGGGATCGTGAAGAAGAACGCCATCATGATGATCGACTTCGCGCTCGAGGCCGAGCGGGTGGAGCACAAGCCTCCGCAGGAGGCCATCTACCAGGCCTGCCTGCTGCGCTTCCGTCCCATCATGATGACCACCATGGCGGCGCTGCTGGGCGGGCTGCCCTTGGCGCTGGGCGGTGGTACCGGCGCCGAGCTGCGGCGCCCGCTGGGCATCACCATCGTCGGCGGGCTCATCCTCAGCCAGTTGCTTACGCTCTACACCACGCCGGTGGTCTACCTGGCCTTCGACCGCATGGCGCAGAAGCTGGCGCGCTTCCGGATCGGCAATCCGATCGAGGAAGCCTCTCCCGGAGATTGA